From Pectinophora gossypiella chromosome 18, ilPecGoss1.1, whole genome shotgun sequence, one genomic window encodes:
- the LOC126375103 gene encoding uncharacterized protein LOC126375103, whose translation MAVKLLHCLFFVHYVSSGMSENPLLMTTGNSDQIAKTAECVLKLSAKYFVEKKALSGSIVIININSYTSTTQRLLLSTIHGGIKYSVMVKDSFYPHANASHFPEKAKNYMLILEEKSELRRNILQLNKLPTWNPLAKAIVFYQVKENDTAEDAAISFINELRYYKLLKSIIFIYNADEQEVISFTWSPYSATNCGGKCESVYVLDRCRNNVIQQIEAQREVFPLDMRGCPLIAYAIVSEPYVMPPTRKLTNTSFDDAYEFQRGGEISLVKIISQFTNMSLIIRMSETAENWGIVYPNGTATGAYDVLRNDAADLVIGNIEVTRTLRKWFDPTVSYTQDDMTWCVPRAGQASTWNNLVIIFQWSTWVATLAGLIIMGLIFHYFYYRENDRKVTKWPTNSLLMTFSMLLGWGASFEPKSATFRVLIFCWLFFSINLSISYESFLRSFLMHPRFEKQISSEADLIQSGIPLGGREIYRSYFETNNASGFYLYHKYNSTVFGEGIRRAALERDFAVVSSRRQAEYQDQRLGRGASLIFCFPESDNLYKYGVVLLARKWFPMLERLNSVIRSVSENGLIDKWNQELFIHTVSTEGASTIEPLGVPHLLGAFMFIGLMYGASVFLFLGEFAFGYYQKRKVIPTGNRSQPVYNIKAA comes from the coding sequence ATGGCGGTTAAACTCCTACACTGTTTATTTTTCGTACATTACGTTTCTTCAGGCATGAGCGAAAACCCGCTACTAATGACAACCGGCAACTCCGACCAAATAGCAAAAACTGCTGAATGCGTTTTAAAACTCTCCGCAAAATATTTCGTCGAGAAGAAAGCTCTCAGTGGTAGCATCGTGATAATCAACATCAACTCTTATACCTCCACTACACAGAGGCTACTTTTGTCTACCATACACGGAGGAATCAAATATTCCGTTATGGTAAAAGATTCCTTTTATCCGCACGCCAACGCATCCCATTTTCCggagaaagctaaaaattataTGTTGATTTTAGAGGAGAAATCGGAGCTCCGTCGGAATATACTGCAGCTGAACAAATTGCCCACCTGGAACCCGTTAGCTAAAGCGATAGTTTTCTACCAAGTGAAAGAAAACGATACCGCTGAAGACGCTGCCATCTCATTCATAAATGAATTGAGATACTATAAGCTTCTTAAGAGCATTATCTTCATTTATAATGCTGATGAACAGGAAGTAATATCTTTTACGTGGAGTCCGTATAGCGCCACAAACTGTGGTGGAAAATGCGAATCGGTATACGTCTTAGACAGGTGCAGAAATAATGTTATACAACAAATAGAGGCTCAAAGGGAAGTGTTTCCATTGGATATGCGAGGCTGCCCTTTGATCGCCTACGCTATAGTTTCCGAGCCGTACGTTATGCCGCCGACAAGAAAATTAACAAATACAAGTTTCGACGATGCCTATGAATTTCAGAGGGGAGGAGAAATAAGTCTTGTTAAAATCATAAGTCAATTTACAAACATGAGCCTGATTATACGGATGTCAGAGACAGCTGAGAATTGGGGGATCGTTTACCCGAACGGAACAGCGACCGGGGCTTACGACGTATTGAGGAACGACGCTGCCGACCTAGTTATAGGCAACATCGAAGTCACTAGGACCCTTCGGAAATGGTTCGACCCGACTGTAAGTTACACGCAAGATGACATGACATGGTGTGTCCCGCGCGCTGGACAAGCCTCCACTTGGAATAATTTGGTGATCATATTCCAGTGGTCAACTTGGGTTGCGACACTCGCGGGCCTGATAATAATGGGTCTGATATTTCACTATTTTTACTACAGAGAAAACGATCGTAAAGTAACTAAATGGCCAACAAATTCTTTGTTGATGACGTTCAGTATGCTGCTCGGGTGGGGCGCATCGTTTGAGCCGAAAAGCGCAACGTTCCGCGTACTGATCTTCTGTTGGCTCTTCTTCAGTATCAACTTGAGTATATCTTATGAGTCGTTTCTAAGAAGCTTCCTAATGCACCCGCGATTTGAGAAGCAGATAAGTAGCGAGGCGGATTTGATACAGTCCGGGATTCCTTTGGGAGGCAGGGAGATTTACCGTTCCTATTTTGAGACTAATAACGCGAGTGGGTTTTATTTGTATCACAAATACAATTCGACTGTGTTCGGTGAGGGGATCAGACGAGCGGCTTTGGAGAGGGATTTTGCGGTGGTTTCTTCGCGAAGACAGGCTGAGTACCAGGACCAGCGATTGGGGAGAGGAGCTTCGCTGATATTCTGCTTCCCGGAGAGTGATAATCTTTACAAATACGGCGTGGTCCTCCTGGCTCGCAAGTGGTTTCCTATGTTAGAGCGGCTCAACTCTGTAATCCGCAGCGTCTCCGAGAATGGTCTCATAGATAAATGGAATCAGGAATTATTTATCCATACTGTGTCTACAGAAGGGGCTAGTACTATCGAGCCTCTAGGAGTGCCTCATTTGTTGGGTGCTTTTATGTTCATAGGTCTTATGTATGGCGCGAGTGTTTTCTTGTTTTTGGGGGAATTTGCGTTTGGATATTACCAAAAACGGAAGGTGATACCGACGGGTAACCGGTCTCAACCGGTGTATAACATTAAGGCAGCttaa